From Lentimicrobiaceae bacterium, a single genomic window includes:
- a CDS encoding efflux RND transporter permease subunit: protein MKLFETAVRKPISTALIYIGVVIIGIMFFFQLPIDLFPEIESNMLTVITTYNGAGAEDVETNITRPLEDVLNSTENIKNITSRSSDNISLIILEFNFGTNLDNSVNDVRDKLDIIKKFLPNESEEPIIMKFSTDMIPVLVISATADQSSNALHKILDNAVANPLNRIPGVGTVSIAGAPEREVQVNVIPEKLEAYNIPLELLARKIAQENVNVPAGSFDIGTQTYLLRLEGEFNESREINNIVLGNFRGQVVYLRDVATVNDTIESRVQESFTNGKKSATIIVQKQSGANSVQISKKVKETLPLLQKNLPPDVELMVVNDTSENIVTSINNLAETILLAFIIVALIVLFFLGRWRASIIIIVTIPVSLISAFIYLRVTGNTINIITLSALSIAIGLVVDDAIVVLENITRHIERGSRPDQASVYATEEVSLSVIASTLTIVAVFLPMTMLGGFAGILFKQLAWMVIIIITVSLLASLSLTPMMSSKMLRAERFRGVTSRFDRGYAKTIKPLLDGFDNAYGRFLRVVANHKWKTLLVLVIFITVVLLFSLSKLKTEFMPSSDNNYIEAVVELPTGTRIEITKETCFKINEIIKEKYPEIQIVSSTYGPASDKNTFAAMQKNGTNIIMYRMRLIEQKYRDKTIYDVGNEIRKDLSNMPEIAKFQVISGGQNHSGMGAGYVDVEVLGYDLKTTDRIANELKTELAKVEGLVDIYVSRQDYRQEYQVVFDREKLSVNGLTMNGAASAIKNRINGLVMSRYREDGDEYDIVVRYDERYRQSIQDIENIVLYNSAGNSIRVKELGTVVEKSSLPQIERKNRERIVTVKGTIHKRALSDIIEDVNTVIEKTDIPPEIGTKIGGSFELQQESFADLTLLLIISTLLVYIILASQFESLSYPFIIITTVPIAFVGSLLSLVITNTPLGMMAFVGIIILVGIIVKNGIVLIDYINLNRERGESIINAVVNGGKSRLRPVLMTSLTTILGMLPLAVGTGQGSEMWQSLGVTVMGGMTFATLLTLIIVPALYTIFGYNVMRRRRKKILRKINTK, encoded by the coding sequence ATGAAATTATTCGAAACAGCAGTAAGAAAACCGATAAGCACGGCTCTTATATATATAGGCGTCGTAATAATAGGTATTATGTTTTTCTTTCAACTTCCTATTGACTTATTTCCGGAAATAGAATCCAATATGCTTACGGTTATTACCACGTACAACGGTGCAGGTGCCGAAGACGTTGAAACAAACATTACACGCCCGTTAGAAGACGTTTTAAATAGTACCGAAAACATAAAAAATATAACTTCCAGATCAAGCGACAACATATCATTAATAATATTAGAATTTAACTTTGGCACAAACTTAGATAATTCAGTAAATGACGTTAGAGACAAGTTAGATATTATAAAGAAGTTTTTGCCGAACGAATCCGAAGAACCTATAATCATGAAGTTTTCAACCGACATGATACCCGTATTGGTTATTTCGGCAACTGCTGACCAAAGTTCAAACGCCTTACACAAAATATTAGATAATGCTGTTGCCAATCCTTTAAACAGAATACCCGGTGTTGGAACCGTTTCCATTGCAGGTGCACCCGAAAGAGAAGTGCAAGTTAACGTTATACCCGAAAAGTTGGAAGCGTACAATATACCTTTAGAGCTTTTAGCTCGAAAAATTGCTCAGGAAAACGTAAACGTGCCTGCAGGTAGCTTCGATATTGGCACACAAACATATTTGTTGCGACTTGAAGGCGAATTCAACGAAAGTAGAGAAATAAACAATATTGTACTTGGAAACTTTAGAGGTCAGGTTGTATATTTAAGAGATGTTGCAACTGTTAATGACACAATTGAGTCGAGAGTTCAAGAAAGTTTTACAAACGGCAAAAAAAGTGCGACAATAATAGTTCAAAAGCAGTCGGGAGCCAATAGTGTGCAAATTTCTAAAAAAGTAAAAGAAACCTTACCTTTACTTCAAAAAAACTTACCGCCCGATGTTGAGCTAATGGTTGTTAACGATACATCCGAAAACATTGTTACTTCAATCAACAACTTAGCCGAAACGATATTATTAGCCTTTATTATCGTTGCTTTAATTGTTTTATTCTTTTTGGGCAGATGGCGTGCAAGTATCATCATTATAGTTACAATACCCGTATCTCTAATAAGTGCGTTTATATATCTGAGGGTAACGGGAAACACGATAAATATCATCACTCTTTCGGCGCTGTCTATAGCCATAGGTTTGGTTGTTGACGACGCAATTGTAGTACTCGAAAACATCACCAGGCACATTGAAAGAGGTAGTCGTCCCGACCAAGCATCCGTTTATGCTACCGAAGAAGTTTCGCTTTCGGTTATTGCTTCTACGCTAACAATTGTAGCAGTATTCTTACCAATGACAATGTTAGGCGGCTTTGCCGGAATTTTATTCAAACAGTTGGCTTGGATGGTTATTATTATCATAACCGTTTCATTGCTCGCTTCCTTATCGCTCACTCCTATGATGAGTTCAAAAATGCTACGAGCCGAACGCTTTAGAGGTGTAACTTCCCGATTTGATAGAGGATACGCTAAAACAATAAAACCCCTTTTAGACGGATTTGACAACGCTTACGGCAGATTTTTACGAGTTGTTGCCAACCATAAGTGGAAAACGCTACTTGTACTTGTAATCTTTATCACAGTTGTGCTGTTGTTTAGTTTGAGCAAACTGAAAACCGAATTTATGCCCAGCTCCGACAATAACTATATTGAAGCAGTTGTTGAACTGCCCACAGGAACACGCATTGAGATAACAAAAGAAACCTGCTTTAAGATAAATGAAATAATAAAAGAAAAATATCCCGAAATTCAGATAGTATCTTCAACATATGGTCCGGCATCCGACAAGAATACTTTTGCTGCTATGCAAAAAAATGGAACGAATATTATTATGTACCGAATGAGATTAATTGAACAAAAGTACAGAGACAAAACCATATACGATGTAGGTAATGAAATACGCAAAGACTTGTCGAACATGCCAGAAATCGCCAAGTTTCAAGTAATATCCGGAGGACAAAACCACTCAGGAATGGGTGCAGGTTATGTTGATGTTGAAGTATTAGGATACGATCTTAAAACCACCGACAGAATTGCCAATGAACTTAAAACCGAACTTGCCAAAGTCGAAGGATTGGTCGATATATACGTTAGCAGACAGGATTATCGACAAGAATATCAAGTTGTGTTCGATAGGGAAAAATTGTCTGTAAACGGTCTTACCATGAACGGAGCTGCTTCTGCTATCAAAAATAGAATTAACGGATTGGTTATGTCGAGATATCGCGAAGATGGCGACGAATACGATATTGTTGTCAGATACGACGAAAGATACAGGCAATCAATACAAGATATTGAAAACATTGTGCTGTACAACTCCGCTGGAAATAGCATCAGAGTAAAAGAGCTAGGTACAGTTGTAGAAAAATCATCGCTACCGCAAATTGAAAGGAAAAACAGAGAACGTATAGTTACGGTTAAAGGAACTATCCACAAAAGAGCTTTAAGCGATATTATTGAAGATGTTAATACCGTTATTGAAAAAACCGATATACCACCTGAAATTGGTACCAAAATTGGCGGTTCGTTTGAATTGCAACAAGAATCTTTTGCCGACCTCACGCTGTTGCTCATAATTTCTACTCTATTGGTATATATAATTTTGGCATCGCAGTTTGAGTCGCTTTCGTATCCGTTTATTATTATAACTACGGTACCAATTGCTTTTGTCGGCTCTCTCCTATCGTTGGTTATTACCAACACTCCATTAGGAATGATGGCATTTGTGGGTATCATTATCTTGGTTGGTATTATTGTTAAAAACGGTATTGTTCTCATCGACTATATCAACCTGAACCGCGAGCGCGGCGAATCTATAATTAATGCCGTTGTTAATGGAGGTAAATCCAGGCTACGACCTGTGCTTATGACTTCTCTAACAACAATTCTCGGAATGCTACCTTTGGCAGTAGGAACAGGACAAGGTTCGGAAATGTGGCAATCGCTAGGTGTAACGGTTATGGGAGGTATGACCTTTGCAACTCTACTAACATTGATTATTGTTCCTGCACTGTACACCATTTTCGGGTACAACGTTATGAGGCGCAGACGCAAAAAAATATTAAGAAAAATCAACACTAAATAA
- a CDS encoding efflux RND transporter periplasmic adaptor subunit yields the protein MKKATFLIIIAGIIFSLSSCNNAGKKGDEASQASEKEARKVYVSKVEFQPVEQNVTFTANIESNTKNNIASAIPSRIRKINVEIGDRVSKGQVLVELDKNNFLKQEAQITNFKADLQRYTELLKVGGISQQQVDQLQLQIKIAEATLENLEENTILKSPINGVVTARNYDEGDMPAQFPILTVESLNPVKAVINVSEKHFAQVKKGQPVKVKIDTYSDEVFNGNISLIYPIINQATHTFSAEISIPNNSNKIKPGMFCRVEINLGTNNRALIDDMAVVKQAGSNDRYVFVVKDGKAVYTKVELGVRIDDKYEIVSGLNPDDIIITKGNTSLIDGTPVEIIN from the coding sequence ATGAAAAAGGCAACATTTTTAATCATTATAGCAGGTATCATTTTTTCACTGTCGTCATGTAATAACGCCGGCAAAAAAGGCGACGAAGCTTCACAAGCAAGCGAAAAAGAAGCAAGAAAAGTTTACGTATCAAAAGTTGAGTTTCAACCTGTTGAGCAAAACGTTACGTTTACTGCAAACATAGAGTCGAATACAAAAAACAACATAGCTTCGGCAATACCGAGTCGTATAAGGAAAATAAATGTAGAAATTGGCGATAGGGTCAGCAAAGGACAAGTTCTTGTAGAATTAGACAAAAATAACTTCTTAAAACAAGAAGCGCAAATCACTAATTTTAAAGCCGACCTTCAGCGATACACCGAACTGTTGAAAGTTGGCGGAATATCGCAGCAACAAGTTGATCAGTTGCAACTTCAAATTAAAATAGCCGAAGCAACACTCGAAAATCTTGAAGAAAATACAATTCTGAAAAGCCCTATTAACGGAGTTGTTACGGCACGCAACTACGACGAAGGCGATATGCCTGCTCAATTCCCTATTTTAACGGTAGAAAGTCTTAATCCTGTTAAAGCAGTTATTAATGTTTCCGAAAAACATTTCGCACAAGTAAAAAAAGGTCAACCTGTTAAAGTTAAAATAGACACTTACAGCGACGAAGTTTTTAACGGTAATATTTCGTTGATATATCCCATCATCAATCAGGCTACACACACTTTTAGCGCCGAAATTTCAATACCCAATAATTCAAATAAAATTAAACCCGGTATGTTTTGCCGCGTTGAAATAAATTTAGGAACCAACAACAGAGCCTTAATAGACGATATGGCTGTGGTAAAACAAGCCGGAAGCAACGATAGATACGTTTTTGTTGTAAAAGATGGCAAAGCAGTCTACACAAAAGTTGAGTTAGGTGTCAGAATCGACGATAAGTATGAAATTGTTTCAGGTCTGAATCCCGACGATATAATCATTACCAAAGGAAACACAAGCTTAATTGACGGCACACCTGTAGAAATAATTAACTAA